In the genome of Pseudomonas sp. HS6, one region contains:
- the lpdA gene encoding dihydrolipoyl dehydrogenase, translating into MQTLNTTLLIIGGGPGGYVTAIRAGQLGISTILVEGESLGGTCLNIGCIPSKALIHVAEQFHQTQHHNQHSALGISVSAPTLDITKSVEWKDGIVDRLTTGVAALLKKHKVQVINGWAKVIDGKTVDVGDTRIQCEHLVLATGSKSVNLPILPIGGPIISSTEALAPKSVPKRLIVVGGGYIGLELGIAYRKLGAEVSVVEAQDRILPAYDAELTQPVHDALKQLGVKLYLKHSVLGFDGTLQVRDPNGDTLNLETDQVLVAVGRKPNTQGWNLEALNLDMNGSAIKIDSRCQTSMRNVYAIGDLSGEPMLAHRAMAQGEMVAELISGKTREFNPTAIAAVCFTDPELVVVGKTPDEAKAAGLDCIVSNFPFAANGRAMTLESKTGFVRVIARRDNHVIVGWQAVGVGVSELSTAFAQSLEMGARLEDIGGTIHAHPTLGEAVQEAALRALGHALHL; encoded by the coding sequence ATGCAAACTCTGAACACCACGCTACTGATCATCGGCGGCGGCCCTGGCGGTTACGTCACAGCCATTCGCGCCGGGCAACTGGGCATTTCAACCATTCTGGTCGAGGGCGAATCGCTGGGCGGCACCTGCCTGAACATCGGCTGCATTCCATCGAAAGCGCTGATTCATGTGGCCGAACAGTTTCATCAGACTCAACATCACAATCAGCATTCGGCACTGGGCATCAGCGTCTCCGCGCCGACCCTCGACATCACTAAAAGCGTCGAGTGGAAGGACGGCATCGTCGATCGCCTGACCACCGGCGTCGCCGCGCTGCTGAAGAAGCACAAGGTTCAGGTCATCAACGGCTGGGCCAAGGTCATCGACGGCAAGACCGTGGACGTCGGCGACACCCGCATCCAGTGCGAACACCTGGTGCTGGCCACCGGCTCGAAAAGCGTCAACCTGCCGATCCTGCCGATTGGCGGGCCGATCATTTCATCGACCGAAGCGTTGGCGCCGAAATCGGTTCCGAAACGCCTGATCGTGGTCGGCGGTGGTTACATCGGTCTGGAGTTGGGCATTGCCTACCGCAAGCTCGGTGCCGAGGTCAGCGTGGTCGAGGCGCAGGATCGCATTCTGCCGGCCTACGACGCCGAACTGACCCAACCGGTGCACGACGCGCTGAAGCAACTGGGCGTGAAGTTGTACCTGAAACACAGCGTGCTGGGCTTCGACGGGACGTTGCAGGTGCGCGATCCGAACGGCGACACCCTCAACCTGGAAACCGATCAGGTATTGGTGGCCGTCGGTCGCAAACCCAATACCCAGGGCTGGAACCTCGAAGCGCTGAATCTGGACATGAACGGTTCGGCGATCAAGATCGACAGCCGCTGCCAGACCAGCATGCGCAACGTCTACGCTATCGGCGACCTGAGCGGCGAACCGATGCTTGCTCACCGCGCGATGGCCCAGGGCGAGATGGTTGCCGAGCTGATCAGCGGCAAGACCCGAGAATTCAACCCGACCGCCATCGCCGCCGTGTGCTTCACCGACCCGGAACTGGTGGTCGTCGGCAAGACGCCGGATGAAGCCAAGGCAGCCGGACTGGACTGCATCGTGTCGAACTTCCCGTTCGCGGCCAATGGTCGAGCGATGACCCTGGAATCGAAAACCGGTTTCGTGCGGGTGATCGCCCGTCGGGACAATCATGTGATTGTCGGTTGGCAGGCGGTGGGGGTGGGCGTGTCGGAGTTGTCGACGGCATTCGCGCAAAGCCTGGAAATGGGCGCGCGGCTGGAAGACATCGGCGGCACCATCCACGCGCACCCGACCCTGGGTGAAGCGGTGCAGGAAGCGGCCTTGCGTGCTCTCGGGCATGCGTTGCACCTGTAA
- a CDS encoding branched-chain amino acid aminotransferase — MGNESINWDKLGFDYIKTDKRYLSYFRNGEWDKGTLTEDNVLHISEGSTALHYGQQCFEGMKAYRCKDGSINLFRPDQNALRMQRSCARLLMPQVDTEQFIEACKAVVRANERFIPPYGTGGSLYLRPFVIGVGDNIGVRSAPEFIFSIFCIPVGAYFKGGLTPHNFQISSYDRAAPQGTGAAKVGGNYAASLMPGSKAKKANFADAIYLDPITHTKIEEVGSANFFGITHDNKFVTPNSPSVLPGITRLSLIELAKSRLGLEVVEGDVLIDKLSDFKEAGACGTAAVITPIGGISYNDHLHVFHSETEVGPVTQKLYKELTGVQTGDVEAPAGWIVKV; from the coding sequence ATGGGTAACGAAAGCATCAATTGGGACAAGCTGGGTTTTGATTACATCAAGACCGATAAACGCTATCTGTCGTACTTTCGCAACGGCGAGTGGGACAAAGGCACCCTGACCGAAGATAACGTGCTGCACATCAGCGAAGGCTCTACTGCCCTTCACTATGGCCAGCAGTGCTTCGAAGGCATGAAGGCCTATCGTTGCAAGGACGGTTCGATCAACCTGTTCCGTCCGGACCAGAACGCCCTTCGCATGCAACGCAGTTGCGCGCGTCTGCTGATGCCGCAAGTCGACACCGAACAATTCATCGAAGCCTGTAAAGCAGTAGTTCGTGCCAACGAACGCTTCATCCCGCCTTACGGCACCGGTGGCTCGCTGTACCTGCGTCCGTTCGTGATCGGCGTGGGTGACAACATCGGCGTGCGTTCCGCACCCGAGTTCATTTTCTCGATCTTCTGCATTCCGGTCGGCGCCTACTTCAAGGGCGGCCTGACCCCGCACAACTTCCAGATCTCCAGCTACGACCGCGCCGCCCCACAAGGCACCGGCGCTGCCAAGGTCGGTGGCAACTACGCCGCGAGTCTGATGCCTGGCTCGAAAGCGAAGAAAGCCAACTTCGCCGACGCGATCTACCTGGACCCGATAACCCACACCAAGATCGAGGAAGTCGGTTCGGCCAACTTCTTCGGGATCACTCACGACAACAAGTTCGTGACCCCGAACTCGCCGTCGGTACTGCCGGGCATCACCCGTCTGTCGCTGATCGAACTGGCCAAGTCCCGCCTGGGCCTGGAAGTGGTCGAAGGCGACGTGCTGATCGACAAACTGTCAGACTTCAAGGAAGCCGGCGCCTGCGGCACCGCTGCGGTGATCACACCGATCGGCGGCATCAGCTACAACGACCACCTGCACGTGTTCCACAGTGAAACCGAAGTCGGCCCTGTCACCCAGAAGCTCTACAAAGAGCTGACTGGCGTGCAGACCGGCGACGTCGAAGCGCCAGCAGGCTGGATCGTCAAGGTTTGA
- a CDS encoding LysR substrate-binding domain-containing protein, translated as MNKSLPPLNAVRAFAVAARHQSFTLAAEELHVSHSAVSRHIKLLEEHLGVLLFERRIRQSLLTPAGQRFYQQVSAGLAQIADAAAELRQQAARPTVIINTRPSFAQLWLTPRLDAFMAEYPDIDPQVITQTRSPDPAQDSFDIVIRRGRDDWASTIESQPLFEDELLMVAAPALIERLPLADLADLGRHTLLTVKARREDWHHWALRFGQNQSATQDIRQFDYMHRVLEAAVAGEGIALCPTTLLGTHLSSGRLVCPLSDLRMPLPRYYYGIAPQASASAQVFLTWLQKQTP; from the coding sequence ATGAACAAATCACTCCCGCCGCTCAATGCGGTTCGTGCTTTTGCGGTCGCCGCCCGTCATCAGAGTTTCACGCTGGCGGCCGAAGAGCTGCACGTGAGTCACAGCGCCGTCAGCCGGCACATCAAATTGCTGGAAGAACACCTGGGTGTGTTGCTGTTCGAAAGGCGCATCCGGCAATCGTTGCTGACACCTGCCGGCCAACGTTTTTATCAGCAGGTCAGCGCCGGTCTGGCGCAGATCGCCGACGCTGCTGCCGAGTTGCGACAGCAGGCAGCACGGCCGACCGTGATCATCAACACCCGACCCTCCTTTGCTCAGTTGTGGCTGACGCCCCGGTTGGATGCCTTCATGGCCGAATATCCGGACATCGACCCACAAGTGATTACCCAGACCCGATCGCCGGATCCGGCGCAGGACAGTTTCGACATCGTCATTCGCCGTGGCCGCGACGATTGGGCATCGACCATCGAATCGCAACCGTTGTTCGAAGATGAATTGCTGATGGTGGCGGCGCCTGCGTTGATCGAGCGGCTACCACTGGCGGACCTTGCCGATCTGGGCCGACATACTTTGCTGACCGTCAAGGCCCGGCGTGAGGACTGGCACCACTGGGCTCTGCGCTTCGGCCAGAATCAGAGTGCCACCCAGGATATTCGCCAGTTCGATTACATGCATCGCGTGCTGGAGGCCGCCGTGGCGGGTGAGGGCATTGCCCTGTGCCCGACCACGTTGCTGGGCACGCATCTGTCGAGCGGTCGTTTGGTCTGCCCGCTGTCCGACTTGCGCATGCCGTTGCCACGTTATTACTACGGCATTGCACCGCAGGCATCAGCTTCGGCTCAGGTGTTTTTGACGTGGCTGCAAAAGCAGACCCCATGA
- a CDS encoding LysE family translocator — MHSYGLFVLFATLTILSPGPGVVLTLSNAARLGWAGAVPGILGIASGAFVVAALSATSVGLILSASATAFTVLKYAGAAYLLYLGFKSWRSDRFRTLQDVRPSRPSYRFLEAASLQFFNPKAIFFFLAVFPQFIDTAQAFHPQFFKLVASYAMLVILVHGSYALLANAAKGWLSSPKGSWLAAKVSGVTFAGFGLLMASATR; from the coding sequence ATGCACAGTTACGGACTCTTTGTACTCTTCGCCACCCTGACTATTTTGAGCCCCGGCCCGGGTGTGGTGCTGACCCTGTCCAACGCCGCGCGCCTGGGCTGGGCCGGCGCAGTGCCGGGGATTTTGGGAATTGCCTCGGGAGCCTTCGTGGTTGCCGCCCTCAGCGCTACCAGTGTCGGTCTGATCCTCAGCGCCTCGGCGACTGCGTTTACCGTGCTCAAATACGCTGGCGCCGCCTATCTGTTGTACCTGGGTTTCAAGAGCTGGCGTTCAGATCGTTTCCGGACCCTGCAAGACGTCCGCCCCTCTCGCCCGAGTTACCGTTTTCTGGAAGCCGCGTCCCTGCAGTTCTTCAATCCCAAAGCCATCTTCTTCTTTCTGGCCGTGTTTCCGCAGTTCATCGACACCGCACAGGCGTTCCACCCGCAGTTCTTCAAACTGGTTGCCTCTTACGCAATGCTGGTGATTCTGGTGCACGGCAGCTATGCCCTGCTCGCCAATGCCGCCAAAGGTTGGCTGTCGAGTCCGAAAGGTTCCTGGCTGGCGGCGAAAGTCTCGGGCGTGACCTTTGCCGGTTTTGGTTTGTTGATGGCTTCGGCGACTCGCTGA